From the Clostridium sp. Marseille-P299 genome, one window contains:
- a CDS encoding VanZ family protein, translated as MKKKIYNTMFYTSFIFYIWFLIRNILFKYVSPLELFRDGRYFSRTLNMRPLYNIFGTYFNKLDFYGNIVLFIPFGIYLGLMARNISRAKKIAMFTLLSLFFETFQYVFGIGASDISDVITNTIGGIIGLCIYKIFKKFLKDDTKVKNLVAVCSSAVLIPVVFILVALKIHN; from the coding sequence ATGAAGAAGAAAATTTATAATACAATGTTTTATACAAGTTTTATATTTTATATATGGTTTTTGATTAGGAATATATTATTTAAATACGTTTCACCCTTAGAATTGTTTCGTGACGGACGATATTTTTCAAGAACATTAAACATGAGACCACTCTATAATATATTTGGTACTTACTTTAATAAGCTTGATTTCTATGGGAATATCGTTTTATTTATACCCTTTGGAATATATCTTGGTTTAATGGCAAGAAATATTAGCAGAGCTAAAAAAATCGCAATGTTTACTTTATTAAGCTTATTTTTTGAGACGTTCCAATATGTTTTTGGAATTGGTGCAAGCGATATTTCAGATGTTATAACGAATACAATAGGCGGAATTATCGGATTATGTATTTACAAGATTTTTAAGAAGTTTTTAAAAGATGATACAAAAGTTAAGAACCTTGTTGCAGTTTGTAGTTCAGCAGTATTAATTCCAGTAGTGTTTATTTTAGTGGCTTTAAAAATTCATAATTAA
- a CDS encoding asparaginase, producing the protein MKEKLNILLLTTGGTIASLSSSEGLVPGLSGNHLHSYIANFTSDLNVTIEDILHLDSSNIQPEEWLIIGKHIYENYKSYDGIVITHGTDTMAYTSSILSFMLQNIPIPVVFTGSQLPLTHPLTDAIDNLRYAFAMATSHVAGIYLAFNRKIILGSRAVKIRTTGFDAFESVNYPNIATIDSTGLNINYQAIPKINVECTFKNSLCADVFLLKLTPGLNPSIFDMLLELNYRGIVIEAFGAGGLHYIHRDLISKLEKLSDHGISIVISSQCLYERSDLSIYQTGQLALRHGVIQAFDMTTEAAVTKLIWALGQTEDMDEVRNIFATNYVGEIAL; encoded by the coding sequence ATGAAAGAAAAACTAAATATACTGCTACTAACAACCGGCGGAACCATTGCCTCATTATCTAGCTCTGAAGGTTTAGTACCTGGACTTAGTGGCAATCATTTGCATTCATACATTGCAAATTTTACATCCGATTTAAATGTTACAATTGAGGATATCTTGCACTTAGATAGTTCCAATATACAACCAGAAGAATGGCTAATAATAGGGAAGCATATTTATGAGAATTACAAATCTTATGACGGTATTGTTATTACACATGGTACTGATACCATGGCATATACCAGCTCTATCCTATCTTTTATGCTGCAAAATATACCAATACCAGTTGTATTTACTGGTTCACAATTACCTTTAACGCACCCCTTAACCGATGCGATTGATAATTTGCGTTATGCCTTTGCCATGGCAACCTCACATGTGGCTGGTATTTATCTTGCATTTAATCGTAAAATTATTCTTGGATCACGTGCTGTTAAGATTCGTACCACTGGTTTTGATGCTTTTGAAAGTGTAAACTATCCAAATATTGCGACCATCGATTCTACTGGTTTAAATATCAACTACCAAGCGATACCAAAAATCAATGTTGAGTGTACCTTTAAAAACTCTCTATGCGCTGATGTATTTTTACTTAAGCTAACACCTGGATTAAATCCAAGCATTTTTGATATGTTACTAGAGCTTAATTATCGTGGCATTGTAATCGAGGCTTTTGGTGCTGGCGGTTTACATTACATTCATCGTGATTTAATCAGTAAATTAGAAAAATTATCAGACCATGGTATAAGCATTGTTATCTCGAGTCAGTGTCTTTATGAACGAAGTGATCTTTCCATTTATCAAACTGGTCAACTAGCACTTCGTCACGGAGTTATCCAGGCCTTTGATATGACAACGGAAGCTGCTGTGACTAAGTTGATTTGGGCACTGGGACAGACTGAGGATATGGATGAGGTACGTAATATATTTGCAACCAATTATGTTGGAGAAATCGCATTATAA
- the serC gene encoding 3-phosphoserine/phosphohydroxythreonine transaminase produces the protein MGRVYNFSAGPAVLPEEVLKEAAAEMLDYNGTGMSVMEMSHRSKAYEEIINTAEQDLRDLMNIPDNYKVLFLQGGASSQFAMIPMNLMKNKVADFIITGQWAKKAYEEAKIYGKANAIASSADKTFSYIPDCSDLPISEDADYVYICENNTIYGTKFKTLPNTKGKDLVADVSSCFLSEPVDVSKYALIYGGVQKNIGPAGVVIVIIREDLITEDTLPGTPTMFKYKIHADNKSLYNTPPAYGIYICGKVFKWLKKMGGLEAMKEINEKKAKILYDFLDESKLFKGTVVKEDRSLMNVPFVTGSEELDAKFIKEAKAAGFESLKGHRTVGGMRASIYNAMPIEGVEKLVEFMKKFEAENA, from the coding sequence ATGGGTAGAGTGTATAACTTTTCCGCAGGACCAGCGGTATTACCAGAAGAAGTCTTAAAAGAAGCAGCAGCAGAAATGCTTGATTATAACGGAACAGGAATGTCCGTTATGGAAATGAGTCACCGCTCCAAAGCGTACGAAGAAATCATTAATACAGCAGAACAAGATTTACGTGATTTAATGAATATTCCAGACAATTACAAAGTTTTGTTTTTACAAGGTGGCGCTTCTTCACAATTTGCAATGATACCAATGAATCTTATGAAAAATAAAGTTGCAGATTTTATTATTACCGGTCAATGGGCAAAAAAAGCATACGAAGAAGCCAAAATTTATGGAAAAGCGAATGCGATTGCCTCCTCGGCAGATAAAACTTTTTCTTACATACCAGATTGTTCAGATCTTCCAATCAGCGAAGATGCTGACTACGTCTATATCTGTGAAAATAATACGATTTATGGAACCAAGTTTAAAACATTACCAAATACAAAGGGGAAAGATTTGGTAGCAGATGTCTCTTCTTGCTTTTTATCAGAGCCAGTTGATGTATCAAAATATGCTTTAATCTATGGTGGTGTTCAAAAGAACATTGGCCCAGCAGGAGTTGTCATTGTTATCATTCGTGAAGATTTAATCACGGAAGACACTCTACCTGGTACTCCAACAATGTTTAAATATAAAATTCATGCAGATAACAAATCCTTATATAATACGCCTCCAGCTTATGGTATTTATATTTGTGGTAAAGTATTTAAGTGGCTTAAGAAAATGGGCGGCTTAGAAGCAATGAAAGAAATAAATGAAAAGAAAGCAAAAATTCTTTATGACTTTTTAGATGAGAGCAAGTTATTTAAGGGAACTGTTGTAAAAGAAGATCGTTCTTTAATGAATGTTCCTTTTGTAACAGGAAGTGAAGAATTAGATGCGAAGTTTATAAAAGAGGCTAAAGCAGCAGGTTTTGAAAGCTTAAAAGGCCATAGAACTGTTGGCGGCATGAGAGCAAGTATCTATAATGCAATGCCTATCGAGGGTGTAGAAAAACTTGTTGAGTTTATGAAAAAATTTGAAGCAGAAAATGCATAA
- a CDS encoding NAD(P)-dependent oxidoreductase produces the protein MAEHVVNEAKRCLNCKKPLCRTGCPINTNIPVMIQEFLNGGISKAGEMVFENNPLSIVCSLVCDHEKQCEGHCILGKKGSPVHISSIENYISSTYFDQMVLERAEKKNKRAAVIGSGPAGITISIILAKRGYDVTVFETKEKIGGVLRYGIPEFRLPKTILDKYKKKMLELGIRFRPNTTIGGAIGIDDLFRDGYLAIFIGTGVWRPNSLRIKGESLGNVHFAIDYLVNPDSYELGDSLAIIGAGNSAMDVARTAIRKGVRDVTVYSHRNAIRASQLEVEYAKIDGVRFELCKSPVELTEEGPIMRSTTWDEEGVMHAVEGSEKLYKADSIIVAISQGPKDKIVSTTQGINVNNKGLIVTNESGETSRPGIFASGDVVNGAKTVVEAVHYSKMVADAMDEYMSSL, from the coding sequence ATGGCAGAACATGTTGTTAACGAAGCGAAAAGATGTTTGAATTGTAAGAAACCTTTATGTCGAACAGGGTGTCCGATAAATACCAATATTCCAGTTATGATTCAAGAGTTTTTAAATGGTGGTATTTCAAAGGCGGGAGAGATGGTATTTGAAAACAATCCACTCTCAATCGTATGCTCCCTAGTTTGTGATCATGAAAAGCAGTGTGAAGGACATTGTATTCTTGGTAAAAAGGGAAGTCCAGTTCATATTAGTAGCATTGAAAATTATATTTCTAGTACTTATTTTGATCAAATGGTGTTAGAGCGTGCGGAAAAGAAAAACAAACGTGCAGCAGTCATAGGTTCAGGTCCTGCAGGAATTACAATTTCCATAATACTTGCAAAGCGTGGTTATGACGTTACAGTATTTGAAACAAAAGAAAAAATTGGTGGTGTGTTACGCTACGGTATTCCAGAGTTCCGTTTACCAAAAACAATACTTGATAAATATAAAAAGAAAATGCTTGAATTAGGCATTCGTTTCCGTCCAAATACAACAATTGGTGGTGCAATTGGTATTGATGATTTATTCCGCGACGGATATTTAGCAATCTTTATTGGAACTGGGGTATGGAGACCAAATAGCCTTCGTATCAAAGGGGAAAGCCTTGGAAATGTTCATTTTGCGATTGATTATCTTGTAAATCCAGATTCTTATGAACTAGGAGATTCACTAGCGATTATTGGAGCAGGTAATTCTGCAATGGACGTAGCTAGAACTGCAATTCGTAAAGGTGTTCGTGATGTTACGGTATATTCTCACCGTAATGCAATTAGAGCAAGTCAGCTAGAAGTAGAATATGCAAAGATTGATGGCGTTCGTTTTGAACTTTGCAAATCTCCAGTTGAATTAACCGAAGAAGGTCCGATTATGAGATCGACAACTTGGGATGAAGAAGGTGTTATGCATGCTGTTGAGGGTAGTGAAAAACTCTACAAAGCTGATTCCATTATTGTTGCTATTTCACAGGGACCAAAAGATAAGATTGTGTCAACAACACAAGGCATTAACGTAAATAACAAAGGACTTATTGTAACCAATGAATCCGGAGAGACATCAAGACCTGGAATTTTTGCTTCTGGTGACGTTGTAAATGGAGCAAAAACAGTAGTAGAAGCTGTTCACTATTCTAAGATGGTTGCAGATGCAATGGATGAATATATGAGTAGTTTATAA
- the glmS gene encoding glutamine--fructose-6-phosphate transaminase (isomerizing), with protein sequence MCGIIGFTGYLSAPEVLVNGLKELEYRGYDSAGIACFTEGNLSVVKSVGKVAQLKESIPAEFNSTCGIGHTRWATHGGVSKVNAHPHACGNVTLIHNGIIENYHELEKELAVSGRFPVSQTDSEIAAMLLDSLYTGDAHAAIKMAVDRLDGAYAFCILFKDQPEVIYCIRKGSPLVACHTEEGSVVASDMVALLRYSKDYFVLPEYQIAKLTKNSIEVTDLDGNPKTPEMLSVTWDMSAAQKNGYKHYMLKEIHEQPDALRRTITPRLLKYVENSNQYFIPDFTADGIPDSVFEGVNRIIITACGTAMHAGLIGKILFERLLRIPVTVDIASEYRYQDPILDENTLVITVSQSGETADTLAALRLSREKGARTLSIVNVKGSSIARESDYVFYTHAGPEIAVASTKAYTAQLSAFYMIAYRFAYVRKCLDAKDCSVAMNQLLSVIPEIEEVLTKTSDIEAISKHLVKAENLFFIGRSMDYALSCEGSIKLKEITYIHSEAYAAGELKHGTLSLITENVPVIALATQDNVLSKMISNMKEVRARGACVICITTPDAVIEENLYDYKVVIPKTDATFAPFSAAVVLQMIAYYTSSFRGLDVDQPRNLAKSVTVE encoded by the coding sequence ATGTGTGGTATTATTGGATTTACCGGGTATTTAAGTGCTCCTGAGGTTCTTGTAAATGGACTTAAGGAATTAGAATATCGCGGTTACGACAGTGCAGGCATTGCTTGCTTTACAGAAGGAAATTTATCAGTAGTTAAGTCAGTAGGAAAGGTTGCTCAGCTAAAAGAGAGCATTCCAGCTGAATTTAACTCCACTTGTGGAATTGGTCATACAAGATGGGCCACTCATGGAGGTGTATCCAAAGTAAATGCTCACCCTCATGCTTGTGGTAACGTGACTTTAATTCACAATGGTATCATAGAGAATTACCACGAACTAGAAAAAGAGTTAGCAGTGAGCGGAAGATTTCCTGTTTCACAAACCGACAGTGAAATTGCTGCTATGCTCCTTGATAGTCTTTATACAGGTGATGCCCATGCTGCAATTAAAATGGCAGTAGACCGTCTAGATGGAGCTTATGCATTTTGCATACTTTTTAAGGACCAACCAGAGGTTATCTACTGTATTAGAAAAGGAAGCCCTTTAGTTGCTTGTCATACAGAAGAAGGTTCTGTTGTTGCTTCGGATATGGTAGCTTTGCTACGCTATTCTAAGGATTATTTTGTTCTTCCAGAATATCAGATTGCAAAATTAACAAAGAATTCTATCGAAGTAACAGATTTAGATGGAAATCCTAAGACTCCTGAAATGCTTAGTGTTACTTGGGATATGTCTGCTGCGCAAAAAAATGGCTATAAGCATTATATGTTAAAAGAAATTCATGAACAGCCAGACGCATTACGCAGAACAATTACACCACGCTTATTAAAGTACGTAGAAAACTCCAATCAGTATTTCATTCCTGATTTTACTGCAGATGGAATTCCTGACAGCGTTTTTGAGGGTGTAAATCGCATCATCATCACTGCTTGCGGTACTGCTATGCATGCTGGATTAATTGGTAAGATTTTATTTGAACGCTTACTTCGTATCCCAGTTACTGTGGATATCGCCTCTGAATACCGTTATCAAGATCCGATTCTTGATGAAAATACACTTGTAATTACAGTTTCTCAATCTGGAGAAACCGCAGATACCTTAGCAGCACTTCGCCTATCTAGAGAAAAAGGTGCAAGAACTTTATCCATTGTCAATGTTAAAGGTTCTTCCATCGCCCGTGAAAGCGACTATGTATTCTATACACATGCGGGTCCAGAAATCGCGGTTGCTAGTACTAAGGCATATACTGCGCAATTGTCTGCATTTTATATGATTGCATATCGTTTTGCTTATGTAAGAAAATGCTTAGATGCTAAGGATTGCTCCGTAGCAATGAATCAATTACTTAGCGTTATTCCTGAAATTGAAGAAGTCTTAACTAAGACCTCTGATATAGAAGCAATTAGTAAACATCTAGTAAAAGCAGAAAATTTATTCTTTATTGGAAGAAGCATGGACTATGCTCTCTCCTGTGAAGGTTCCATTAAATTAAAAGAAATCACTTATATTCATTCCGAAGCTTATGCGGCAGGTGAATTAAAACATGGAACACTTTCCTTAATTACTGAAAATGTTCCAGTCATTGCTCTTGCAACCCAAGATAATGTATTATCAAAAATGATTTCTAACATGAAAGAAGTAAGAGCACGTGGAGCTTGTGTCATTTGTATCACTACTCCAGATGCTGTTATTGAAGAGAATTTATATGATTATAAAGTTGTAATACCAAAAACAGACGCAACCTTTGCACCATTTAGTGCAGCTGTTGTATTGCAAATGATTGCTTATTATACATCTTCCTTTAGAGGACTTGATGTAGATCAGCCACGAAATCTTGCAAAATCAGTTACGGTAGAATAA
- a CDS encoding phospholipase D-like domain-containing protein produces the protein MKYKFIKLFKVFGAILAIYVLYLILGATIPFIHFPEVNDDFKNSFSTDKFYNDTIGVDRAAIIEDSDDALDVRLHMLNEAKESIIISSFSVKNDRSCKEIFSTILNAANRGVKVQIILDGITSAHDMKNDTMYYVLGTHPNVEIRFYNTINLLKPWNLNDRLHDKYIIIDDKLLLLGGRNISNYFLGEYNTKVLSYDRDILVYNTTWNSKDTSSSVISEVKDYFNTIWNSDYNKTVFNTVPRYKKKDMNRAEIELEDYYHSLITERPELFQSLDYALITVPTNKISLISNPINLTSKEPYVYYQLTQLMMQAKEKVILQTPYAVLNDTMYSDLQQISNSVPNVTMFLNSTAGGDNFMASADYTWNKDKVIATGVTLYEFQGDHSMHNKSLLIDDNISVIGSYNLDMRSTYLDTEVMLVVNGTEFNQLLSEKMSDMLDKSLPVMSDGSYGTNGDVVALEPTTWQKISLGICSAVFQLFRFLL, from the coding sequence ATGAAGTATAAGTTTATAAAATTATTTAAAGTATTTGGCGCTATTCTTGCAATCTATGTTCTTTATCTCATCTTAGGTGCTACTATACCCTTTATTCATTTTCCCGAAGTGAATGATGACTTTAAGAATAGTTTTTCAACAGATAAATTTTACAATGACACAATTGGAGTGGACCGTGCCGCTATTATCGAAGATAGTGATGATGCGCTTGATGTTCGATTACATATGTTGAATGAAGCGAAGGAAAGTATTATCATTTCTTCTTTTTCCGTTAAAAATGATCGAAGCTGCAAGGAAATCTTTTCAACCATTTTAAATGCTGCCAACCGTGGGGTAAAAGTTCAAATTATCTTAGATGGTATTACAAGTGCTCACGATATGAAAAATGATACAATGTATTATGTACTTGGAACTCATCCTAATGTTGAAATTCGTTTTTATAACACAATAAATCTACTAAAGCCCTGGAATTTAAATGATAGATTGCACGATAAATACATTATTATTGATGATAAGTTACTTCTCTTAGGAGGACGTAATATTTCAAATTATTTTCTTGGAGAATATAACACGAAGGTACTTAGCTATGACCGTGATATCTTAGTTTATAATACTACTTGGAATTCAAAAGATACTTCCTCTAGTGTTATTTCTGAAGTAAAAGATTATTTTAATACAATTTGGAATTCAGATTATAACAAAACAGTTTTTAATACTGTTCCGCGATATAAGAAAAAAGATATGAATCGTGCAGAAATTGAATTAGAGGACTACTATCACTCTTTGATAACGGAACGTCCAGAATTATTCCAGAGCTTAGACTATGCTCTGATTACAGTTCCAACGAATAAGATTAGCCTCATCTCAAATCCGATTAATCTTACAAGCAAGGAACCTTATGTTTATTATCAGTTAACTCAATTAATGATGCAGGCAAAAGAAAAAGTAATTTTGCAAACTCCGTATGCTGTTTTAAACGATACGATGTACTCTGATTTACAACAAATTAGCAATAGCGTACCTAATGTTACAATGTTTTTAAACTCAACGGCGGGTGGCGACAATTTTATGGCTTCGGCTGACTATACTTGGAATAAAGATAAGGTTATTGCAACCGGAGTTACCCTTTACGAATTTCAAGGGGATCACTCGATGCATAATAAGTCACTTCTTATTGATGATAATATCTCTGTAATTGGTTCTTATAATTTAGATATGCGAAGTACCTACTTAGATACTGAAGTGATGCTTGTTGTAAATGGTACCGAATTTAATCAATTATTGTCTGAGAAAATGTCAGATATGCTTGATAAGTCTTTACCAGTTATGAGCGATGGCTCTTATGGAACAAATGGTGATGTGGTTGCCCTGGAACCTACAACTTGGCAAAAGATTAGCCTTGGCATATGTTCAGCAGTATTTCAATTATTTAGATTCCTATTGTAA
- a CDS encoding LCP family protein yields MKDEYQDDFKGYNDEEQKTRIQDELINEEEYLDELHLSLAEQVNSVFSENEPINDSVVDNRNKKKPKKRKIIFALASIVLVCVILVITPLGKKIVSNVLGDYLYNQGFEFVDTTSTLSDIQANFNSDESILINKDKVDDHIINILLIGIEEFNSAKNTDSMIIASINTKNNTLKFLSIMRDIYVDIRGYDNNKLNAVYSKGGIELLYDTMETTFGLEIDGYMLVNFESFEKIVDILNGVEVTLTKGEAAYLNKHNYISNPAYRNVVVGTQKLNGNQALGYCRVRSVSTGTENNDFGRTQRQRAVLKSMVDTLKAKNLLDLTNTINEIVSNVNIKTDITKTDFKKYLEIGLGLKFNEIDNLRIPTDGSYVDQKVLIGKSKQAVLILKDQLKTKEEIREFIYE; encoded by the coding sequence ATGAAAGATGAATATCAAGATGATTTTAAAGGTTACAATGATGAAGAACAAAAAACACGTATCCAAGATGAATTAATTAATGAAGAGGAATATCTCGATGAATTACATTTATCTTTAGCGGAACAGGTAAATTCAGTATTTAGTGAAAATGAACCAATAAATGATAGTGTCGTAGATAATAGGAATAAGAAAAAACCTAAAAAAAGAAAAATCATCTTTGCTCTTGCTTCCATTGTTCTTGTTTGTGTAATTTTAGTGATAACTCCTTTGGGCAAAAAAATAGTAAGTAATGTATTAGGTGATTATTTATATAATCAAGGCTTTGAGTTTGTAGATACAACCAGTACTTTAAGTGATATTCAAGCTAATTTTAATAGTGATGAGTCTATTTTAATTAATAAAGATAAGGTTGACGATCATATCATTAATATTCTTTTGATTGGCATTGAAGAATTTAACAGTGCAAAAAATACTGACTCCATGATTATCGCATCGATTAACACTAAAAATAATACGTTAAAATTCCTATCAATTATGAGAGATATTTATGTAGATATTCGAGGTTATGATAATAATAAATTAAATGCCGTTTATTCCAAAGGTGGAATTGAGCTATTATATGATACGATGGAAACTACCTTTGGGTTGGAAATCGATGGATATATGCTTGTGAATTTTGAATCATTTGAAAAAATCGTAGATATTTTAAATGGGGTTGAAGTAACTTTAACAAAAGGTGAAGCAGCTTATTTAAATAAACATAATTATATTTCAAATCCAGCGTATCGAAATGTAGTAGTAGGAACGCAAAAATTAAACGGCAATCAAGCACTTGGTTATTGTCGTGTTCGTAGTGTATCAACAGGTACTGAAAATAATGACTTTGGAAGAACACAACGACAACGAGCTGTATTAAAGAGTATGGTGGATACATTAAAAGCAAAAAATCTTTTGGATTTGACAAATACAATTAATGAAATTGTATCTAATGTTAATATAAAAACAGATATTACTAAAACAGATTTCAAGAAATACTTAGAAATTGGTTTGGGGTTAAAATTTAATGAAATTGATAATTTAAGAATACCAACGGATGGAAGTTATGTAGATCAAAAAGTTTTAATAGGAAAAAGTAAACAAGCTGTTTTAATTCTTAAAGATCAATTGAAAACGAAAGAGGAAATAAGAGAGTTTATATACGAATAA
- a CDS encoding class I SAM-dependent DNA methyltransferase, translated as MRAYTGFANVYDKFMDNVPYDTWSEYLISLLKEYGVEDGLVLELGCGTGSITRRLASQGYDMIGIDNSEDMLEIAREKEMDFLMESMEDMDEEELESEVDGEYVPRILYLEQDMREFELFGTVRAVVSICDSMNYITKEEDLIKVFKLVNNYLDAGGLFIFDLNTVYKYKTILGDTTIAENREDCSFIWENFYHEDEMMNEYDVTIYKKVDAEDDMDSSGLYERFEETHYQKAYELETIISLLEKAGMEYVTAYDACTKDAPKEDSERIYVIAREKKQENKFYTEM; from the coding sequence ATGAGAGCGTATACAGGTTTTGCAAATGTTTATGATAAATTTATGGACAATGTTCCTTATGATACATGGTCAGAATATTTAATATCCTTACTAAAAGAATATGGAGTAGAGGATGGATTAGTATTAGAACTTGGCTGTGGAACTGGAAGTATCACACGAAGATTAGCAAGTCAAGGTTATGATATGATAGGTATTGATAACTCAGAGGATATGCTAGAGATTGCAAGAGAAAAGGAAATGGACTTTTTGATGGAATCTATGGAGGATATGGATGAGGAAGAACTTGAATCAGAAGTAGATGGCGAGTATGTACCTAGAATACTCTATTTGGAACAAGATATGAGAGAATTTGAGTTATTTGGTACAGTAAGGGCTGTTGTTAGTATTTGTGATAGTATGAATTATATTACCAAAGAAGAGGACTTGATTAAGGTTTTTAAGTTAGTAAATAATTATCTTGATGCAGGTGGTTTATTTATCTTTGATTTAAATACTGTTTATAAATACAAGACAATTTTAGGTGATACAACAATTGCTGAAAATCGTGAAGATTGTAGCTTTATTTGGGAAAACTTTTATCATGAAGATGAAATGATGAACGAATATGATGTTACAATCTATAAAAAAGTGGATGCCGAGGATGACATGGATTCTTCAGGACTTTATGAAAGATTTGAGGAGACTCATTATCAAAAAGCATATGAGCTTGAGACAATTATTTCTTTATTAGAAAAAGCAGGGATGGAATATGTTACAGCTTATGATGCTTGTACGAAAGATGCCCCAAAAGAAGATAGTGAGCGTATCTATGTAATTGCAAGAGAAAAGAAGCAAGAGAATAAATTTTATACTGAAATGTAA
- the hslO gene encoding Hsp33 family molecular chaperone HslO, whose protein sequence is MEDYIIRATAANNQIRAFACTSRNLVEYARSTHNTSPVVTAALGRLLTAGAMMGSMMKGENDLLTLKINGDGPVQGLLVTADSKANVKGYAYQPDVMLPPSPLGKLDVGRAVGKGFLTVIKDMGLKEPYSGQTDLVSGEIAEDITYYYATSEQVPSSVALGVLMNRDNTVKVAGGFMIQLLPFAEEEVIEKLEEKISKVTSITSMLDNSMTPEMILEELLGDLGLEIKDKIPTKFECNCSKERVEKAIISIGKKDLQEMIDDNEPIEVNCHFCNKHYMFSVDDLKKIILRSKQD, encoded by the coding sequence ATGGAAGATTATATTATTAGAGCGACTGCAGCAAATAACCAAATAAGAGCATTTGCTTGTACAAGCAGAAATTTAGTTGAATATGCAAGAAGTACACATAATACAAGCCCAGTTGTAACAGCAGCGCTAGGAAGATTATTAACAGCTGGAGCTATGATGGGAAGTATGATGAAAGGCGAAAATGACCTTTTAACATTAAAAATCAATGGAGATGGTCCAGTTCAGGGTTTATTAGTAACAGCAGATTCAAAAGCAAATGTAAAAGGCTATGCTTATCAGCCAGATGTTATGCTTCCACCAAGCCCACTTGGCAAATTGGATGTAGGAAGAGCTGTTGGTAAAGGCTTTCTTACTGTAATAAAGGATATGGGATTAAAAGAGCCATATTCAGGACAAACCGATTTAGTTTCAGGTGAGATAGCAGAGGACATCACGTATTATTATGCAACTTCAGAGCAGGTACCATCCTCAGTAGCCCTTGGAGTATTAATGAATCGTGACAATACTGTAAAAGTAGCAGGTGGTTTTATGATTCAGTTACTTCCATTTGCTGAAGAAGAAGTGATAGAAAAATTAGAAGAAAAAATAAGTAAAGTTACTTCCATCACTTCTATGTTAGATAACTCAATGACGCCTGAAATGATTCTTGAAGAACTTTTAGGAGACTTAGGTCTTGAAATCAAAGATAAAATTCCAACAAAATTTGAATGCAATTGTTCGAAAGAACGAGTGGAAAAAGCAATCATTAGTATTGGTAAAAAGGATCTTCAAGAGATGATTGATGATAATGAGCCAATTGAAGTGAATTGTCATTTTTGTAATAAACACTACATGTTTTCTGTAGATGATTTAAAGAAAATTATTTTAAGAAGCAAACAAGATTAA